The window taacccttccaattttTTCCCCACAGGCCTGTAATTGCGTGGCAAAGCTTAGAGCCCTTTtctatatattggcaccacatttaccttgcgccagtcacttggcaccacacaagaaattacggaatccctgaagattttagacagcggtacagcaataacagaacagagttctttaagaactctggtgtgtaacccatctggtccagatggaTTATGTCTAATAAAGGGGGCCAACCTGCTCTGGCCCATTTTTGTTTTGCATTGATACACTTAAAATTTCtcgggatttgttttgctatatttagccacctgtctttcattttgtatttcggctgatttgatttcctttttgcagattttggtaTGTTTAGTGTAAGTATAGAAAGCCTCATGTGAccagtcagatttatattttttgaatgctctCTTTtaatcattaattgcccttttaactgtagctgtaagccatgtGGGGTGTCATGACAAATGCCTGACATTTTGGACATCTCCGCATTGTtaaaaatcacaaggtccaacaaagcATCACTTCTTGTGGGAACTTCTACAAGCTACACTATAAAATTACCCCAATCTATATTTGGaagttactaaaaaaaaaaaacaataaaactataggtcagaaattgtgaattagactcaccggtaattcggtttccatctagtcctccatgacggcccactaggaggatgacccttgacctctgtagggacaggaagcagagaggttaaaagcctccccccacatcctcccgccagtgtctaccaaataactacaccagtggaagatacaacatatttttattctgtcttgttagaatcacatacagaattttcaaagaagtgaaagaaacatgggagggaaaaatatataggccgtcatggaggactagatggaaaccgaattaccggtgagtctaattcacaatttccataacgtcccccatgacggcccactaggagatctacaaaattagtagagttagggtgggaccacagcctggagaaccttctgaccgaaggcgagatcctgtgagttgggtaagtccagccgatagtgttttgcaaaggtggatgaagaaacccaggtggcggctctgcagatttgttcaagagaagcgcccctcttctctgcccaggaggcggatatggctctggtggaatgggctttaaggttaggaggaacttccttcccttgttctgtgtaacaggaggctatggcagtctttaaccatctggcgatcgtggttttggatgcctttacccctttgttcttcccctgaaactgaacaaagagattgtgatcTTTGCGCCAAGGTTTCGTAGCTTTTAAGTACTCTAAGACCGAGCgccttacatccagggaatgccactCCAATTCCTTGCTTGAAGAAGGATTCCCGTAGAATGATGGAAGAATTATTTCTTGGTTCTTGTGAAACCTGGACGCCACTTTAGGAACAAAGCTTGGATCCAGAGTCAAAGTTATCctgtcagggagaatacacatatagggttctctaatagaaatggcttggagttcccccagccttctagctGAGGTCACAGCTACTAATAAGGAAGTTTTTAAGGTTAGGTTTTTTATACTAGCGTCTTTTAAAGGCTCAAAGGGAGGCCTGGAGAGAGCATCTAgaaccagggagagatcccaggaGGGAACCCGTTTCAGAACCTGAGGCCTAATTCTATTTGCAGcagcaataaatcttttgacccacctgtggtccgccaggggttggtcgaagaatgcgctcagagccgaaatttggactttcaaagtgctagtagaaagaccaatttctagtcctttttgcaggaagtctagtacctgtaaaatatttgggttagactgagaggggggattagccccacaaaaggtcacaaactttttccatatcttatggtatatggcgaaagtaacctttttcctacttgccttcaacGTAGTTATTACGGCCCGAGAGAGACCTTGGGACCTTAGGAACTCgaactcaggatccaagccgccagACGGAGTCTTCCTGGATCGGGATGGAAAATCGGACCTTGGTATAGCAGGTCCTTCTGAATCGGTAGAATAAAGGGTTGCTGGACAGATAGGGACCTCAGCAGTGggtaccagcttctttttggccagtttgggcagatcaggatcacccttgaccggtcgagcaagattttcctgagtactctcgcaattaggggaattgggggaaaggcatacataagacttccgctccaacgatggctgaacgcgtccaagtgatctctggactcgccggcctccagagagaagtattgttggcattttgaattctccctcgtggcgaataggtctatttggggcatgccccagacgctggttagatgtaggaagatttcctggttgagacaccattcgttcggtaggatctctctcctgctgagataatccgcttCTCTGTTGAGGGATCCCTTCAAATGGGTGGCAGAGATGGAAAGGATGTTTTCTTCCGCCCACTGGAAGATGGTACGAGCCAGACTCGATAATActggagatcttgtacccccttgtctccttaaataggacactgtcgagacgttgtccgagagaatgtggatatgatgatccctcagataggctgtgttcgatcttagcgcttcccagaccgctcttaactccctgtagtttgagctgctttttgcttgggctagagtccaggacccctgctcgtagtgggaaggaaggattgctccccagcctgagctgcttgcgtccgtcactatggtgatggttgggagGTGGTGCCAACATACTCCTTTCTCTAGGTTCCTTGATTCCATCCACCACAGCAGGTCCCTCTTTACAAAGGAAGGAATCCGGATCTTCTTGTCTAGACCTGAAGACTTCCTGTTCCAGAAGGTTAGGATCCAACTCTGAAGGATCCGAGTATGGCTCTGACTCCAGGCGACCGCAGGTAGGCATGCTGTGAGGAGCCCCAGGATCTTCATCGCCTGTCTGACTGGTACAGAGTCCTTCCGTCTGAATGAACGAATCTGATGCCTTATGTTGGATATtttctcctgaggaagaaaagacatttggtgagttgagtctagaatgatccctagaaaggtctttcgagtggagggtactaaacttgattttttcaggttgattaaccaccccaactctgttaaaattcttagggaagactctcttgccaagattagtttttgtttgtctttccctataattagcaaatcgtctaggtaagggatgattgatatgtcttgtagtcttaaaaaggctaccacctccaccatgatcttggtAAAGACCCTTGGAGCCGATGAAATACCGAATGGAAGTGCACGGAATTGAAAGTGTAAGACAGAGCCCTCGGGAGAGAGAACCGAGAATCTTAGGAATCTCTGAGATGAGGGGTGAATAGGTACATGGTAATATGCGTCTTTTAGATCTAAAGTGCACATATAGGAGCCTGTGTGAATAAGTTGGGTAGctgttcttaccgactccatgcgaaatcttctgtaaacgatgaagcggtttagctctttcaagttgataattaggcgatttgatccgtctggttttttgacaaggaacaacggggagtagaatcccaatttttcttgttcttgagggaccggcaccaccactcccatgtggattagatgaaacacttcctgccaaatgaaggaatgtgtagaATGAGAGGGAGAGGGTAAGGGAGCGACAAaccttggagaaggggggggtgATGAGAATTCTATCCTGTAGCCTGATTCCAAGATAGATAGTACCCAGGGATTCGAGGTGACCTTTGTCCACTGGGATAGGAATCCcaggagacgcccccccactctggcgtcattgtttcttgtttcctggaccctctgggaggttagagaaaaggaacccccttccccttcctcctttgggataactccaccgtccttgcttacctttgccacggtaagtctctccggtgttcctaaaaggacgaaaggaagatttcttgggtactgttttggactctggaaatcccctttttctGTCGGACGCCTTTTCGAGTATAGCGTCCAATTCGGGTCCGAACACAAAGTCTCCGGAGAAAGGAATGCTGCACAATTTGGATTTAGAGCGGATGTCCCCGCTCCActgtttcagccataaggccctcctggtggcattggtaagagctccttcttttgcagcaaACCTTATTCCTTCGGCAGATGCGTCAGCAAGGAAGGCAGTAGCAGATCTTAACAATGGTATGCTTTCCAGTAAGTCTTCTCTGGGAGTACCCTCCCGGATATGGGACTCTAATTTCCCCAGCCAGAAATATAGTGTTCTTGCTACCGAAGTGGCTCCTAAGTTCGATTTTAGGCTTAGCATGGAAGTTTCCCACGCTTTCTTTAAAAGGGCTTCTGATTTCCTGTCCATTGGGTCTCTTAACTGAGCCGAATCTTCAAAGGGCAGGTCCATCTTCCTAGCGACCTTGGAAACCTGTACATCAACTTTGGGGAACGAGTCCCAATCCTTTGACTCTTCAGGGTCGAAGACTAAGCGTTTCCTGAAATTCTTAGAGACCGCGATTTTCCTCTCAGGGTCTCTCCATTCCTGACTAATTAGACCCCTAAGGGTATCATTGAGGGGAAAGACACGCTGTTTCCTGGCTTTGAGTCCCCCAAATAGTTCATCTTCGCGAGAAAGAGGGGGTTCCTCGTCCTCGAGGTTCAATGTATCTCTCATAGCTTTCAGAAGATCGTCCAGATCCTCATTTTGGAATAAGTAGCGGGAACATGTTGCTTGCTCACGATCCTGATGATCCTGGTCTCCcgccagagagcaggagggagagtCTGAAATacacccctcttcttcctctgaggAGGAAGCCGATACTATCCGAGCTTTCTTACGTGGGGGTGGGGCTCCCTGCGTAGCCGCCGCCACTGAAGAAACCACCTTCTCGTCTATAAAGGACTTAAGCTCGTCCATAAAAGACGTTTTCTCCTCCCGCATGAATTCTTCTATGCAGAGTCTGCAGATCGGTTTCTTATAGCCCTCTAGTAGTGTACGGAAGCACatactgcattttttaacaggaatcctgcttttttcaggtttttctctactcttttcctttcctgatttctcttccttgcctttccccttagaaactTGCTCCTAGGGAAGGAAGGCAAGGAGACAATGACTTGGAGCTCACACAAAAAACAGTTGTATAtgttgccatacagcaccactcacgtgcaccggggggtggagtaggcccaagtctgcctcatcagccattatgATGTCTGGGACGGCCGGCCAAGAAGAAAACGAGTCATAGACCTCAGACCAACTGACTACCCGCTATTTGAGGATTTAAATAACtgcatggggagcccatccccctgtcggTGGCTCCTACTGCGTCCCGCGCCCGGTCcgcggtcacttccggtcgcgaccggaagtcgtcatcgaacagggggaattctgggaaacgtAGTTTCCTGCGTCCGCGCGAGAGTCTGGTGACCAGCCCGCCGGAGAGGACGCCAGCCGGAACGAAGATAACTTCCAGGGAGAGCCCGCAGCCGCCGGGCTAACCGAGGATCTGTCCGGAGGGGAACTTGGACCGcagtcggcgtaaccccaggtaaggcTTGGTGAGTATGGAGATccttctccgttttttttttttttttttcaaaacgtccccccccccccttaggaggagagagaccctctcttgacctgacccctgtagggacaggaagacactggcgggaggatgtggggggaggcttttaacctctctgcttcctgtccctacagaggtcaagggtcatcctcctagtgggccgtcatgggggacgttatggaaaaaTAACATAAAAGCTTATTTTTAGTGAATTATTTACacattttataaaagaaaaaaaagggaaaatgttgtgaaaaaaaaaaggttatgatatgtaaagcttttccagagatatcgccATTTAAAGAGGCACATTGCAGAACAtccaaaattgacctggacattcatgCACCAAAGACTATCGGCcacaaaggggttaaattaaaAATGGAAGTGTCAGAGGGGAATCTGTCTATGTTTCAAAAACCATTATGTTCTATAAATGCACTATTTCTACAAGTCTATATTTGCTGTAAAAATCATTAAAGTTGAGGAAAATAAAAATCCCCCAAAACACATAGCAATGTAATTTTGTTCAATATGCTTGCAAACCAGAACCAAAGAAATTTTAGCTTGGAGAGAGAGATCAACAATACTTACTTGTCTGTACTGTTTGGGCATACAGAATGTTTCACCAACCAGTTTTGCAAAAGATCTTTCAGAGCCCTTAACACATCAATCTAGGAGAAAAAAAGTAGCTGTTACAGAAACAAACTGGATAACACTAATTAACTGGTTCAGGACCAGGGTAATTCGCGCCTTCAGgaacagaaactttttttttttggtggtctTTGATTGCCTcatttttttggcttattttattattttgctgtGCAGCCCCAGCTACGGGAGAAAAGGTACGGCTTAGGTGACAATTGTCACAGTTTAGGCTGTGATAAGTCAAGACAGACCCTGCAGCCTCTCTCTACCAGCATCATAGCAATCATGTTTTAATATGTGAACAGCTGATCGCATCGAGACAGCAATAGCCACTGCACCGTGCTTGTTAGAGTGACGTGTATGAGAAATGAAGAAGTCAGAAGAGCCTACtggtaggcttgagaaagcgccacacaggcgcgaaacAGCCAGTCACTTGCCGCGGTCTGCATTTTGTCATCACTCTGTTGGTCCCAATAAACTTTCGCACGaatctggtgagtgccgcttcataTTTTCTTCGATAAAGTTATGggatgtcactcaggtgcacagctcgttactgTTTGTTATAAtgaacagtgcaccctgtgacagcacatgaccatagaccactttctgtccacaggaaataatgaagcttcctgttgaatgtcagCAAACAGATCTAATAAACAGAAAGGAATAACTAcacaaagtattttggaaaattccataacttttcttTACTGAAACAATTTCAAATAATTTGCTGAATGTGCATTAGAAGAATATAGAGAATGTTTAACTTGATGATTCAGCGCTGTCAAAAAAAGACTAAAGAATAAAACCATTAGAAACTTTCAGGGTTTCCTAACGATTGGTtgcctactgtatatactcgagtataaaccgacccgagtataagccgagacacctaattttaccaccaaaaactgggaaaaactattgattcaagtataagctgagggtgggaaatgcaggtaggatacagccagcccccaggtaggttacagccagccagcccccaggtaggaTATACTCACCCTCCCATGCTCAGCACGGCTCATCTTCTTTCTttcgcgcggctcctcttctttcttgtgTCTTCTTTAACAGCCGGCATTGATGCGGCcgtgttttcttccagcaggcacaTACTATGCGCTGagcatcagagggtgagtatataagtttatttttttaatagactcgtttataagccgaggtgaggtttttcagcacattttttgtgctgaaaaactcagcttgtacacgagtatatacggtatgtgagtATGAAAGCAGAAAAAgaagtggtaaaaaaaattatttcagcttcatataaaaaaatatatatggtaaCTTTTTATCATCTGCAACATTTATTAATTCAATTTAGGTGCAAGTACGGTAGGGGAAATTGATTTGTACACATTACTCAAAGCAgaaagaaaaccccccaaaaactaTTAAATTAGTGTTAGGTACAGACTCAGACAGGTGTAAATAGATTATTCCTCTCTTGTAAAAACACTATGTACCTTTGGGCTAGCCTCTATTTAGATGAGCTTAGCAACACAGAAAACCTATTAAACATCcactaaaaatgaataaataaaaagaacCATACTCACTTTAAAATTCAAGGATGAGGAGACAAACAGTTGCATAAATGTTTCAAACAGTAGACCTTTAATGTCTAAATGGAAAAAGTTGCAATTATTACAGGCAGCaatatttttaattataaaaGTATGTACTTCCATAAAATCTGCTCAAAAACGATCTGTATACTTCCTCCCAGAGTTTGCCTGTAGCTGCTTTTTCAATGGCTCAACTTTTTTTCCTGGTGCTCCATAGATTTCTGTGCTCTGACACCTCTGAGAGCTTCTGTCTATCATACAGTGGGCACTCCTATGATCTTGGTCACCATGCTAAGGCAGGCCAACAGAGTGCGACAGATATTATGGCCACTACTGCTATATGACCCTCATGCATGGAACCTGGAAATTGCACACATTCCTGTGCAtaaattatatatgtattttatatgctCTCGGTTTCATATGTTGAGAACTCCTAGTGGTGGCCCCATCATTCATGGACTGCAATCTTTCATTCTTATCAGTTTGCTAGTCTATAAGTAATAGGACAGTTACCGTGCTCTCACAGGATACAAAGAGCAACCAGTtaagcacacacacatacatacatacatacatacatacatacatacatacacacacacacacacacacacagacaataCAATATACACTAAAGTGGTTGTGGGGTGGATAGGATAATCTGATCAGTTCGTGTAACTGGGGTTCCTTTTTCAATGAATAATGGACCTACAGCATCACCATTTAGTGAGAATGCGCCTCTATTTATACAATTGGATAGAGTCCCAGTAGTTGGAACCCCAATGAACAGATCAGAACTCAGGATCACCCCTTTAACTGTCTGCTTAAGGGCAGATTCAAATGGGCATGTCTGTTTCTTCTTTCTTTTACTCACCAGAAAAGGAATGAAGTGGAATCCAACTAATAAGCTGCAATATTTGGGTGCAGTAATTTCCATTCCAGCTTGGAAGACATTTATAAAGAAATTCCTCAGAACCTGAAAGTCCTTCCTAATAAAGCATAAGGTAATTATTGAGAGGAGCAATTGAAAGCATCTAGGACCAAAATAAACTTACATTTAAAATTTTCCTATTTGCATCCGATAACTCATCTACCACTACATAttaaattttaactttattgtTAATAATACAACAGTTAAAAATTatatagcattttaaccccttaacgacttggcctttttttagttttttcacttccatttttcacaccccaccttcaaaaatctataacttttttatttttccacataaagagctctgttatggcttattttctgcgtaacaaattgcacttcgtagtgacggtatttaatattccatggtgcgtactgggaagcgggaaaaaaattccaaatgcagtgaaaatggtgaaaaaacacatttgcgacgttttcttgtgggcttggatttcacagctttcactctgcgtcccaaatgacatgtctactttattctttgggttgctacaatcacagggataccacatttgtacaggttttataatgttttcatacatttaaaaaaattaaaacctcctgtacaaaatttttttttttgattttgccatcttctggcgctaataactttttcatactttggtgtacggagctgtgggtggtgtcattttttgcgacttttgatggcgttttcattgctatcattgttaggactgtgctaccttttgatcactttttattaatttttttatattttccaaaatggcaaaaaaatgtcatttttgactttggacgctattttccgttacggggttaaacgcagtgaaaaaccgttataatattttgatagatcggacattttcggacgcggtgatacctaatgtgtttatgatttttactgtttattaatatcagttctagggaaaggggggtgatttgaatttttaggtttttttaatataattttttttttttaaacttttttttacttttactttaactatttttcagactccctagggtactttaaccctaggttgtctgatcgatcctaccatatactgccatactgcaatatggcagtatatggggattttactcctcattcattacaatgtgctgatagcacattgtaatgaataggttaaaacgagacagcttcgggccttcgtgaggcccgatgctgtcatggcaacggatcaccgctccccgtgacgtcatcggggagcggagatccgcgccaagatggcggcgcccatgcggcgccatctttttgaagcctccggcagcattgccagaggcgatcgcggtgaaagcacccgcgatcggtgctagcaccgatcgcgggtgttaccggtaagcctttgctgcaatatgcagcaaagacttaccggctatggagagggctcggcccgcgagccctctccatgcaccgggacccggcgcgcgccgtactagtacggcgcgcgtcgggaaggggttaaaaagatatATGACGACCACTGAAAAACATTGATTTATCACTTAAATCTTCTCTTGGTGCcatctaaaaatccaaaacatggATTGGGGGTTGCAAACATTTAAATAATTTCACCTTATTGTGATACTGTGGACTGCAGCCACCTAACATAGTGTGCAAAAACAAGGCTATAGATGGATACAGAAATCAATTTCTTGCATTCATTTATCGATCTAGTTTATAGAATTACCTGTAATTACCTCCcactccaacctctccaccaAGGGCAAGACCAAACAGCTGTTtaaggacaccagggacaaaattgtagacctgcacaaggcttgAATGCCGTCGCCATCATAGAAGGAAACAGCGAACTGCAGTCCTATGCCTGGCCACTAGATGTGTGAtatggctatctactggggggcggggcagtgtggctacccaTCTCCTGGGCAGTATATGCTGcgctacataaagtatatactgtatatgcatggTTAATGCATTTTGAGCTTTACGTTATATCAACACACCCTTCGTGAATTAGGTGGTGTACATATAATAAATTGGGGTTGCTATACGCTCTATAATCCATTCAAGGgaagtatatacaggagaatgcATTTATTAAGCACCTATATATGAGGTAGTATAACATGGGAACtaaagtgtgtgtgtgagagagtggAGGCTCAAAAATCGTGTCAGGCTTGGTGGCAGTCAAAGGCACAATTACTAGAACATAGAAGAAACACTAGATGACAGTCAATCTTTCATGGCCTGGGCCTCCACGCAACTGAAAATAATTAAGACTTTGTGAATGAAAACAAGTCTTTATTGCacaatttattcataaattacatcacaaaatattatctgactaaaaataccccattaaaaaggacctaaaaacacaaagcaaaacaaCACGGACAGCGTGAACATTCAAGGAGAGGCAACACATAAAACAAGAAATTACATCATAGGCGCTGGTAAAAAGATTTTCAAAGTACTAAGGTTCCACACAACAGATAACCGATGCGGTACAGCATATCAAAATCACTCAATGAATAATATCAAAAGTCCAATCACATACCTATGCATCATCACAATATTGCTAACCTAATAATCATTATGGGACCAAATTAAATACGCACCAGTCGCCATGCTGCCTAACCTAGTCACACCGCCCGAATGTTCACACTGTCCGTGttgttttgctttgtgtttttagatcctttttaattttttagttCGATAATATTTTGTGATGTAATTTATGAATAAAATTGTGCAATAAAAACTTGTTTTCAATCACAAAGTCTTAATTATTTCCAATTATGGAGATATGATAGGACTTAATGAAAATTGCAGACCTTTCCATTCTTTGAAGGTGGGAAACAACTGCAAAATGTAAGAAAAGCTTGAAAACATCGTTTTAATGTATGCTTGCATTGTACCAACTTGTAAAGATCCTATATTGCTCCACACTGTGTTTCCACGGGT is drawn from Engystomops pustulosus chromosome 9, aEngPut4.maternal, whole genome shotgun sequence and contains these coding sequences:
- the LOC140078015 gene encoding uncharacterized protein isoform X2, producing MPTCGRLESEPYSDPSELDPNLLEQEVFRSRQEDPDSFLCKEGPAVVDGIKEPRERSMLAPPPNHHHSDGRKQLRLGSNPSFPLRAGVLDSSPSKKQLKLQGVKSGLGSAKIEHSLSEGSSYPHSLGQRLDSVLFKETRGYKISSIIESGSYHLPVGGRKHPFHLCHPFEGIPQQRSGLSQQERDPTERMVSQPGNLPTSNQRLGHAPNRPIRHEGEFKMPTILLSGGRRVQRSLGRVQPSLERKSYVCLSPNSPNCESTQENLARPVKGDPDLPKLAKKKLVPTAEVPICPATLYSTDSEGPAIPRSDFPSRSRKTPSGGLDPEFEFLRSQGLSRAVITTLKVLDFLQKGLEIGLSTSTLKVQISALSAFFDQPLADHRWVKRFIAAANRIRPQVLKRVPSWDLSLVLDALSRPPFEPLKDASIKNLTLKTSLLVAVTSARRLGELQAISIREPYMCILPDRITLTLDPSFVPKVASRFHKNQEIILPSFYGNPSSSKELEWHSLDVRRSVLEYLKATKPWRKDHNLFVQFQGKNKGVKASKTTIARWLKTAIASCYTEQGKEVPPNLKAHSTRAISASWAEKRGASLEQICRAATWVSSSTFAKHYRLDLPNSQDLAFGQKVLQAVVPP
- the LOC140078015 gene encoding uncharacterized protein isoform X1, whose amino-acid sequence is MPTCGRLESEPYSDPSELDPNLLEQEVFRSRQEDPDSFLCKEGPAVVDGIKEPRERSMLAPPPNHHHSDGRKQLRLGSNPSFPLRAGVLDSSPSKKQLKLQGVKSGLGSAKIEHSLSEGSSYPHSLGQRLDSVLFKETRGYKISSIIESGSYHLPVGGRKHPFHLCHPFEGIPQQRSGLSQQERDPTERMVSQPGNLPTSNQRLGHAPNRPIRHEGEFKMPTILLSGGRRVQRSLGRVQPSLERKSYVCLSPNSPNCESTQENLARPVKGDPDLPKLAKKKLVPTAEVPICPATLYSTDSEGPAIPRSDFPSRSRKTPSGGLDPEFEFLRSQGLSRAVITTLKASRKKVTFAIYHKIWKKFVTFCGANPPSQSNPNILQVLDFLQKGLEIGLSTSTLKVQISALSAFFDQPLADHRWVKRFIAAANRIRPQVLKRVPSWDLSLVLDALSRPPFEPLKDASIKNLTLKTSLLVAVTSARRLGELQAISIREPYMCILPDRITLTLDPSFVPKVASRFHKNQEIILPSFYGNPSSSKELEWHSLDFQGKNKGVKASKTTIARWLKTAIASCYTEQGKEVPPNLKAHSTRAISASWAEKRGASLEQICRAATWVSSSTFAKHYRLDLPNSQDLAFGQKVLQAVVPP
- the LOC140078015 gene encoding uncharacterized protein isoform X3, yielding MPTCGRLESEPYSDPSELDPNLLEQEVFRSRQEDPDSFLCKEGPAVVDGIKEPRERSMLAPPPNHHHSDGRKQLRLGSNPSFPLRAGVLDSSPSKKQLKLQGVKSGLGSAKIEHSLSEGSSYPHSLGQRLDSVLFKETRGYKISSIIESGSYHLPVGGRKHPFHLCHPFEGIPQQRSGLSQQERDPTERMVSQPGNLPTSNQRLGHAPNRPIRHEGEFKMPTILLSGGRRVQRSLGRVQPSLERKSYVCLSPNSPNCESTQENLARPVKGDPDLPKLAKKKLVPTAEVPICPATLYSTDSEGPAIPRSDFPSRSRKTPSGGLDPEFEFLRSQGLSRAVITTLKASRKKVTFAIYHKIWKKFVTFCGANPPSQSNPNILQVLDFLQKGLEIGLSTSTLKVQISALSAFFDQPLADHRITLTLDPSFVPKVASRFHKNQEIILPSFYGNPSSSKELEWHSLDVRRSVLEYLKATKPWRKDHNLFVQFQGKNKGVKASKTTIARWLKTAIASCYTEQGKEVPPNLKAHSTRAISASWAEKRGASLEQICRAATWVSSSTFAKHYRLDLPNSQDLAFGQKVLQAVVPP